In Streptomyces sp. NBC_01707, a genomic segment contains:
- a CDS encoding nuclear transport factor 2 family protein yields MQGLFQAVVAGRLTATTDQVVLRDVDGFALPARKVVTLMREHTTIEAGPEDPACLGELSGGLRRAGGGGTVDADPQPGPAVGGLEYVGVGGEGVGRPLPGIGAKRTRPPSLCRIMIRMDLDFARRFAAQWQDDWNSHDLDRILAHYHDDVTFSSPMIARLTGDPAGTVHGKAALRAYWAAGLQRIPDLSFEVMDVRASVDALVIDYLNQIGGRVSEVLTFRDGLVVAGFGAYGETPAN; encoded by the coding sequence ATGCAGGGACTGTTCCAGGCAGTCGTGGCCGGACGCCTGACGGCCACGACAGACCAGGTGGTCCTCCGTGACGTGGACGGGTTCGCCCTGCCAGCCCGCAAGGTGGTCACCCTCATGCGCGAACACACCACGATCGAGGCCGGTCCAGAGGACCCCGCTTGCCTCGGCGAGCTGTCCGGCGGGCTCCGCCGGGCAGGCGGCGGGGGCACCGTCGATGCCGATCCTCAGCCAGGACCCGCCGTCGGCGGGCTCGAGTACGTCGGCGTGGGCGGCGAGGGTGTGGGCCGGCCACTCCCAGGTATAGGTGCAAAGCGCACGCGTCCACCATCGCTCTGCCGCATCATGATCCGTATGGATCTCGACTTCGCCCGTCGCTTCGCCGCTCAGTGGCAGGACGACTGGAACTCCCACGACCTGGACCGCATTCTCGCGCACTACCACGACGACGTGACCTTCAGTTCGCCCATGATCGCCCGGCTGACGGGCGACCCGGCCGGCACCGTGCACGGCAAAGCCGCCCTGCGTGCGTACTGGGCGGCGGGGCTCCAGCGGATCCCCGATCTGAGCTTCGAGGTGATGGACGTACGGGCGAGTGTCGACGCACTCGTCATCGACTACCTCAACCAGATCGGCGGCAGGGTGAGCGAGGTGCTGACCTTCCGGGACGGCCTGGTGGTGGCGGGCTTCGGCGCGTACGGCGAGACGCCCGCCAACTGA
- a CDS encoding TetR/AcrR family transcriptional regulator: MARGFTRRRIKQTALKLFRDQGYDKTSLREIAEHLAVTKAAVYYHFKTKEGILAELFDEHLEPVQDVIAWAEGQLPGLSTRQEALRRYEAALSHAAPLLAILQENHGVLRDLAVGAAYRDLWTRALALFRDPEADLAGQLRSVTALVAVHAAPRALEDAKGSVEDKRRAALVVGLDLLTSADSGDRPTSPTTSMDTGSSDPPHRSAPVPAPEMRDAPPRRA, encoded by the coding sequence ATGGCCAGGGGCTTCACCCGCCGACGCATCAAGCAGACGGCACTGAAGCTCTTTAGGGACCAGGGTTATGACAAGACCTCCCTGCGTGAGATCGCCGAGCACCTCGCCGTCACGAAGGCAGCGGTGTACTACCACTTCAAGACGAAGGAAGGCATCCTCGCCGAGCTCTTCGACGAGCACCTCGAGCCCGTCCAAGACGTCATCGCATGGGCAGAAGGCCAACTTCCCGGTCTGAGCACCCGGCAAGAGGCGCTCCGCCGGTACGAAGCCGCACTCTCCCATGCAGCACCGCTCCTCGCGATCCTCCAAGAGAACCACGGTGTCCTGCGCGACCTCGCGGTCGGCGCCGCGTACCGCGATTTGTGGACGCGCGCCCTGGCTCTCTTCCGGGACCCGGAAGCCGACCTGGCCGGCCAACTGCGTTCTGTAACCGCTCTGGTAGCCGTACACGCAGCCCCAAGAGCGTTGGAAGACGCCAAAGGCAGCGTGGAGGACAAACGGCGTGCCGCCCTCGTAGTAGGACTCGACCTGCTCACTTCCGCCGACTCAGGCGACCGTCCAACCTCACCCACGACGTCCATGGACACCGGGTCGAGCGATCCGCCTCACCGCAGCGCCCCCGTACCCGCCCCGGAAATGCGAGATGCACCGCCACGCCGAGCATAA
- the snpA gene encoding snapalysin yields the protein MKSSRTSARILALALGLGLASSALGVAVPASALTAATPPAAADTSVARYAGSVQEAANNKAFFGAVLRSVAEKRAAQPNARAVTVYYDASQAPSFRSEISSAASIWNSSESNVKLQERSSGADFSYHEGNDSRGSHADSNGHGSGYIFLDYTQSRQNDTIRVVTHETGHVLGLPDDYSGPCSELMSGGGPGPSCTNRYPNATERARVDQLWATGLAQARHSHGPWGR from the coding sequence ATGAAGTCGTCTCGAACCTCCGCGAGGATTCTCGCCCTTGCTCTCGGCCTGGGTCTGGCCTCCAGTGCGCTGGGAGTGGCGGTGCCGGCGAGCGCCCTGACGGCCGCCACCCCACCCGCTGCCGCCGATACCTCCGTGGCGCGGTACGCCGGGTCGGTCCAGGAGGCTGCGAACAACAAGGCGTTCTTCGGCGCCGTGCTCCGGTCGGTCGCGGAGAAGCGCGCCGCCCAGCCGAACGCGCGGGCGGTGACCGTCTACTACGACGCCTCCCAGGCGCCGAGCTTCCGTTCGGAGATATCGAGCGCGGCCTCGATATGGAACAGCTCCGAGTCCAACGTCAAGCTCCAGGAGAGGTCGAGCGGTGCCGACTTCTCGTACCACGAGGGCAACGACTCACGCGGGTCCCACGCCGACAGCAACGGCCACGGCAGCGGCTACATCTTCCTCGACTACACCCAGAGCCGGCAGAACGACACGATCCGCGTCGTCACCCACGAGACCGGGCACGTGCTGGGCCTGCCGGACGACTACAGCGGGCCGTGCAGTGAGCTGATGTCGGGCGGCGGCCCCGGCCCGTCCTGCACCAACCGCTATCCGAACGCCACCGAGCGCGCGCGTGTCGACCAGCTGTGGGCCACCGGACTCGCGCAGGCCCGGCACTCGCACGGGCCCTGGGGGCGGTGA
- a CDS encoding DUF1772 domain-containing protein — protein MLNALEVFTTVVVGLMVGVEFSVAFVINPILNALPENSGQLGRAHGGRMLGAVMPFWYIGSLVLSAVWAVAGWHHPGAGLVVIAGALLILSVIMSLLLLVPINNQGKTWTPENRPEDWKEQMNRWDRFHYIRVAVIIAAFTLLTTALA, from the coding sequence ATGCTGAACGCACTCGAGGTCTTCACCACCGTGGTCGTCGGCCTGATGGTGGGGGTGGAGTTCTCCGTCGCCTTCGTCATCAACCCGATCCTCAACGCACTCCCCGAAAACAGCGGCCAACTCGGCCGCGCTCACGGGGGCCGGATGCTCGGTGCCGTGATGCCGTTCTGGTACATCGGCTCCCTCGTCCTGAGCGCGGTCTGGGCCGTCGCCGGATGGCATCACCCCGGTGCCGGCCTGGTCGTCATCGCCGGCGCGCTGCTGATCTTGAGCGTGATCATGTCGCTTCTGCTGCTCGTCCCGATCAACAACCAGGGCAAGACCTGGACCCCCGAGAACCGGCCTGAGGACTGGAAGGAGCAGATGAACCGCTGGGACCGCTTCCACTACATCCGCGTCGCCGTCATCATCGCCGCCTTCACCCTGCTGACCACCGCCCTCGCCTGA
- a CDS encoding TetR/AcrR family transcriptional regulator encodes MSVQERKERERAGRERLIVATARELAEQQGWDAVTTRRLAERIEYSQPVLYSHFRGKREIIGAVALEGATEMAAALRAATSAAEGPGARVTALARAYLDFAERNPAVYDAMFQLDGGLAFAHEDTPEPLKDAFAALLENLGEVAGDGVHPALFTEAFWAALHGLATLTRAGRLPPEDTERRVELLVDRLAMV; translated from the coding sequence ATGTCGGTACAAGAACGCAAGGAGCGCGAACGGGCGGGCCGTGAGCGCCTCATCGTGGCGACGGCCCGCGAACTCGCCGAGCAGCAGGGCTGGGACGCGGTCACCACCCGCCGGCTTGCCGAGCGCATCGAATACAGCCAGCCCGTCCTGTACAGCCATTTCCGTGGCAAGCGCGAGATCATCGGCGCCGTCGCCCTCGAGGGTGCCACCGAGATGGCCGCGGCGCTGCGGGCCGCGACCTCCGCCGCGGAGGGCCCTGGCGCCCGGGTCACCGCCCTCGCCCGCGCCTACCTCGACTTCGCCGAACGCAACCCGGCGGTCTATGACGCCATGTTCCAGCTCGACGGCGGCCTGGCGTTCGCACACGAAGACACCCCCGAGCCACTGAAGGACGCCTTCGCCGCACTGCTGGAGAACCTCGGCGAGGTCGCCGGGGACGGCGTCCACCCGGCACTGTTCACCGAGGCGTTCTGGGCGGCCCTGCATGGACTCGCCACCCTGACCCGGGCGGGACGGCTGCCGCCGGAGGACACCGAGCGGAGGGTGGAACTGCTGGTGGACCGGCTCGCCATGGTCTGA
- a CDS encoding ArsR/SmtB family transcription factor produces MGHGADAKTTATARERLEAVGATDVAATLQALATPSRLRILTRLQEGPCGATELAGAVGMEQSACSHQLRLLRNLGLVTGERRGRSVIYALYDNHVAELLEQALFHVEHLRLGLRDTPADATAPTAR; encoded by the coding sequence ATGGGCCACGGAGCTGACGCCAAAACCACCGCCACCGCACGCGAGCGGCTCGAAGCTGTGGGTGCCACCGATGTGGCCGCCACCCTCCAGGCCTTGGCCACGCCTTCCCGGCTGCGCATCCTCACCCGGCTCCAGGAGGGCCCGTGCGGGGCGACCGAACTCGCCGGCGCCGTCGGCATGGAACAGTCGGCCTGCTCCCATCAGCTGCGCCTGCTGCGCAACCTCGGCCTGGTCACCGGCGAACGCCGAGGCCGCTCCGTGATCTACGCGCTGTACGACAACCACGTCGCGGAGCTCCTGGAGCAGGCCCTCTTCCACGTCGAGCACCTGCGCCTGGGCCTCCGCGACACCCCCGCCGACGCCACGGCGCCTACCGCCCGCTGA
- a CDS encoding heavy metal translocating P-type ATPase produces the protein MTSTLTPLSTDRGAAAPRGGAAPRRRTHAFALAEVRWAATATVLFLLALALQLTGAPAWAWGPLYALSYATGGWEPGWEGLKALKDRTLDVDLLMIVAALGAAAIGQVMDGALLVVIFATSGALEALATARTAESVRGLLDLAPATATRLDADGGEETVATEELAVGDTILVRPGERVGADGRVLDGASDVDQATITGEPLPVAKGTGDEVFAGTLNGTGALRVGVERDASDSVIARIVRMVGEASETKAPTQLFVEKVEQRYSLAMVGATLAVFLVPLAFGAELTGSLLRAMTFMIVASPCAVVLATMPPLLSAIANAGRHGVLVKSAVVMERLGQIDTVALDKTGTLTEGTPRVTDVRPLAGSGLDETGLLVLAAAAEHPSEHPLARAVVDEARERGLKLPVAKDFDSAPGVGVSATIDGCTVTVGAPARLLDRAADAASAGAAVVVRELEDDACTAVLVMADGAPAGVLGIADRLRPDAAATVTSLTTLTGTAPLLLTGDNPRAAARLAQDVGIRVVRAGLLPEHKVSAVKELESAGRRVLVVGDGVNDAPALAAAHTGVAMGRAGSDLALETADAVIVRDELATVPTVIALSRRARRLVVQNLFIAGLFITGLVVWDLAGTLPLPLGVLGHEGSTVIVGINGLRLLRDAAWRRAAA, from the coding sequence ATGACCTCCACCCTGACTCCGTTGTCGACCGACCGGGGCGCGGCCGCCCCGCGCGGAGGGGCCGCGCCCCGGCGGCGTACCCACGCGTTCGCGCTCGCCGAGGTGCGCTGGGCCGCGACCGCGACCGTTCTGTTCCTGCTCGCGCTGGCCCTCCAGTTGACCGGAGCCCCCGCGTGGGCGTGGGGCCCGCTGTACGCGCTGTCCTACGCCACCGGTGGCTGGGAACCCGGCTGGGAGGGCCTCAAGGCACTCAAGGACAGGACGCTCGACGTCGACCTGTTGATGATCGTCGCGGCGCTCGGGGCTGCGGCGATCGGACAGGTGATGGACGGTGCTCTCCTGGTCGTCATCTTCGCCACCTCGGGCGCACTGGAGGCGCTCGCCACGGCTCGCACGGCCGAATCCGTACGAGGGCTGCTGGACCTGGCACCTGCCACAGCCACCCGCCTCGACGCCGACGGAGGTGAGGAGACCGTCGCCACCGAGGAGCTGGCGGTGGGCGACACCATCCTTGTACGGCCCGGCGAACGCGTCGGCGCCGACGGTCGTGTTCTGGACGGGGCCAGTGACGTGGACCAGGCGACCATCACCGGTGAGCCGCTCCCCGTGGCCAAGGGCACGGGGGACGAGGTCTTCGCGGGCACCCTCAACGGCACCGGTGCCCTGCGAGTCGGCGTCGAGCGCGACGCCTCCGACTCGGTGATCGCGCGGATCGTGCGGATGGTGGGGGAGGCGTCGGAGACCAAGGCGCCCACGCAGTTGTTCGTCGAGAAGGTCGAGCAGCGGTACTCGCTGGCCATGGTGGGGGCGACCCTCGCCGTGTTCCTCGTGCCGCTCGCCTTCGGTGCGGAGCTGACCGGCTCGCTGCTGCGCGCGATGACCTTCATGATCGTGGCCTCGCCGTGCGCGGTGGTGCTGGCGACCATGCCTCCGCTCCTGTCCGCGATCGCCAACGCCGGACGGCACGGCGTCCTCGTGAAGTCCGCCGTCGTGATGGAACGCCTGGGACAGATCGACACGGTGGCACTCGACAAGACCGGCACGCTCACCGAGGGCACACCGCGCGTCACCGATGTGCGGCCGCTCGCCGGATCCGGCCTGGACGAGACCGGACTGCTGGTCCTCGCGGCCGCGGCGGAGCACCCGAGCGAGCACCCACTGGCCCGCGCCGTCGTGGACGAAGCGCGCGAGCGCGGGCTGAAGCTGCCCGTCGCCAAGGACTTCGACTCCGCACCGGGCGTCGGGGTGAGCGCCACCATCGACGGCTGCACGGTCACCGTGGGAGCACCGGCGCGGCTGCTCGACCGAGCGGCCGACGCCGCCTCCGCCGGTGCGGCTGTCGTCGTGCGCGAACTGGAGGACGACGCATGTACGGCGGTGCTGGTCATGGCGGACGGAGCGCCGGCGGGTGTGCTCGGTATCGCCGACCGGCTGCGCCCGGACGCCGCCGCCACCGTCACGTCCCTCACCACCCTCACAGGGACCGCACCACTGCTGCTGACCGGCGACAACCCCCGCGCCGCCGCTCGCCTGGCCCAGGACGTCGGCATTCGCGTCGTCCGGGCCGGTCTGCTGCCGGAGCACAAGGTGAGCGCGGTCAAGGAGTTGGAAAGCGCGGGCCGCAGGGTTCTCGTCGTGGGCGACGGTGTCAACGACGCCCCGGCCCTGGCCGCCGCCCACACCGGTGTCGCCATGGGCCGGGCAGGCTCCGACCTCGCACTGGAGACCGCCGACGCGGTGATCGTCCGCGACGAACTCGCCACCGTCCCCACGGTGATCGCTCTCTCCCGGCGCGCCCGCCGACTGGTCGTCCAGAACCTCTTCATCGCTGGTCTGTTCATCACCGGCCTCGTCGTCTGGGACCTGGCCGGCACACTGCCTCTGCCGCTTGGCGTATTGGGCCACGAGGGCTCCACCGTCATTGTGGGCATCAACGGATTGCGGTTGCTGCGGGACGCCGCGTGGCGTCGGGCCGCCGCATGA
- a CDS encoding (2Fe-2S) ferredoxin domain-containing protein has product MSRRKAVVAMAARCTVTVCRGCCCGTPKVPGVDHAAQLAELKARVATIAQVRAVDCLDACEQANVIVVQPSPAGRSAGGRPVWLGLVNDPDATGDIAAWIRAGGPGLAEPADILDPYAFDPSRRVRMAIED; this is encoded by the coding sequence ATGAGCCGCCGCAAGGCCGTCGTTGCCATGGCGGCACGCTGCACGGTCACCGTCTGCCGAGGCTGTTGCTGCGGTACACCGAAGGTCCCGGGTGTGGACCACGCCGCTCAACTCGCCGAACTGAAGGCCCGGGTGGCCACGATCGCGCAAGTCCGGGCCGTCGACTGCCTCGATGCCTGTGAGCAGGCCAACGTCATCGTCGTACAACCGTCTCCCGCCGGACGCTCGGCCGGCGGCCGACCTGTCTGGCTCGGGCTGGTCAACGACCCGGACGCGACCGGTGACATCGCCGCCTGGATACGCGCCGGGGGACCAGGCCTCGCCGAACCGGCCGACATCCTCGACCCGTACGCCTTCGACCCTTCGCGACGCGTACGAATGGCCATCGAAGACTGA
- a CDS encoding MFS transporter, with protein sequence MLSVLCDRTYRHLFTAQIIALVGTGLATVALGLLAYDLAGANAGSVLGTALAIKMVAYVAIAPAVGAVADRLPRRVLMVGADLTRAGVALTLPFVHQVWQVYVLIFLLQAASAAFTPTFQAVVPDALPAERDYTQALSLSRLAYDLESLFSPALAAALLSLTTYNWLFVGTVFGFLGSAALVVSAVLPEPVAASATGGGTVYAKATRGTRLFFATPQLRALLALNLAVAAASAMVTVNSVVYVRDQLARSVTDVSLALGAYGGGSMIVALLLPRLLDRVADRTVMLRGAMVLPLVFVALGTITVAGNGAWRWPALLVTWAAFGAACSMVLTPTGRLIRRAAPPEERTSAFAAQFSLSHSCWLLTYPLAGWLGAVAGLQSAVVALGAIALAASLLAVRLWPSRDGMSVEHEHTDLPDGHPHLVGASRIPAGWRHSHDRPVGADGLHAG encoded by the coding sequence ATGCTCTCCGTGCTGTGCGACCGCACCTACCGCCATCTCTTCACCGCCCAGATCATCGCTCTGGTCGGCACCGGCCTGGCCACTGTGGCTCTCGGGCTGCTGGCGTACGACCTCGCAGGCGCCAACGCCGGATCAGTGCTCGGCACCGCGCTGGCGATCAAAATGGTGGCGTACGTGGCGATCGCTCCGGCTGTTGGCGCGGTCGCCGACCGGCTGCCGCGCCGCGTCCTGATGGTCGGAGCGGACCTGACCAGGGCCGGGGTCGCGCTGACGCTGCCGTTCGTGCATCAGGTGTGGCAGGTGTACGTCCTGATCTTCTTGCTCCAGGCGGCGTCGGCCGCGTTCACCCCGACGTTCCAGGCGGTCGTCCCGGATGCGTTGCCTGCCGAGCGCGACTACACCCAGGCGCTGTCCCTGTCGCGGCTCGCCTACGACCTCGAGAGCCTCTTCAGCCCAGCTCTCGCAGCCGCGCTCCTCTCGCTGACCACCTACAACTGGCTTTTCGTCGGCACGGTGTTCGGGTTCCTGGGCTCGGCCGCGCTCGTGGTCTCCGCCGTGCTGCCCGAACCGGTCGCCGCTTCCGCCACAGGCGGCGGCACCGTGTACGCGAAGGCGACCAGGGGCACTCGTCTCTTCTTCGCGACCCCGCAGCTGCGCGCACTGCTCGCCCTGAACCTCGCGGTGGCCGCCGCGAGCGCGATGGTCACCGTCAACAGTGTCGTGTACGTCCGTGACCAGCTCGCCCGCAGCGTCACCGACGTGTCGCTGGCGCTCGGCGCATACGGTGGGGGCTCGATGATCGTCGCACTGCTGCTGCCTCGGCTGCTCGACCGGGTGGCCGACCGTACGGTGATGCTGCGCGGGGCGATGGTGCTCCCCCTGGTCTTCGTCGCGCTGGGCACCATCACGGTCGCCGGTAACGGCGCTTGGCGGTGGCCCGCGCTCCTGGTCACCTGGGCGGCCTTCGGTGCCGCCTGCTCGATGGTGCTGACGCCTACGGGGCGGCTGATCCGCCGCGCGGCTCCACCCGAGGAGCGGACGTCCGCGTTCGCCGCCCAGTTCTCGCTCTCGCACAGTTGCTGGCTGCTGACGTATCCGTTGGCCGGGTGGCTCGGCGCGGTGGCGGGCCTGCAGTCGGCGGTTGTCGCCCTTGGCGCGATCGCACTGGCAGCGTCACTACTGGCCGTGCGTCTATGGCCGTCGCGCGATGGGATGAGCGTGGAGCACGAGCACACCGACCTTCCGGACGGGCACCCGCATCTCGTGGGTGCCAGCCGTATTCCGGCCGGATGGCGCCACAGTCACGACCGTCCGGTCGGCGCCGACGGGCTGCACGCCGGCTGA
- a CDS encoding metalloregulator ArsR/SmtB family transcription factor, with protein sequence MPAREPLPTAPDGHLRAPDSVRLTEATEVFSMLSDVTRLHLLWLLAQQESDVSSLTERCEASRTAVSQHLAKLRLAGLVETRREGRHVYYSLRDGHLRRLVVEALSYADHRVSGKAPHD encoded by the coding sequence ATGCCTGCTCGCGAGCCCTTGCCAACTGCACCTGATGGGCATCTGCGTGCTCCGGACAGCGTGCGCCTCACAGAGGCGACCGAGGTATTTTCCATGCTGTCCGACGTCACCCGGCTGCACCTGCTGTGGCTGCTCGCGCAGCAGGAGTCGGACGTGAGCTCGCTGACCGAACGATGCGAGGCGTCGCGGACCGCGGTGAGTCAGCATCTGGCGAAACTGCGGCTGGCGGGTCTGGTGGAGACGCGGCGGGAGGGCCGGCACGTCTACTACAGCCTTCGCGACGGGCATCTGCGGCGGCTCGTGGTGGAGGCCCTGAGCTACGCCGACCACCGCGTCAGTGGGAAGGCTCCGCACGACTGA
- a CDS encoding acyltransferase family protein — MSKTIRPTRPQETTSPRPGATAGSGTTQWTTPSAQPPSKPAQRRDAFFDNAKYLAIVLVAMGHACEPLRGDSQAAAAIYITVYAFHMPAFIVISGYFSRSFDASPARLRRLVTGVAVPYVVFEVAYSLFKRWADDDPGYPISLLDPWYLTWFLAALFIWRLTTPLWKVVRWPLPLALAIAVLASVSPDIGDDLDLQRVLQFLPFFVLGLCLKPEHFRLVRRPEVRLLAVPVFAGALAFAYWAAPRMNAAWFYRRDSAQELAAPGWTGAVMTLALFGCSMVLVACFFAWVPGRTLWFTALGAGTLYGYLLHGFLAKGSRFWHWYDHDWIHQPLGEIGVTLIAATVITLLCTPPVQRIFRFAMEPKMEWAFRGNPAESRRLR, encoded by the coding sequence GTGAGCAAAACGATACGGCCCACGCGGCCGCAGGAAACGACATCGCCGCGCCCCGGGGCGACTGCAGGCAGCGGGACGACACAATGGACGACGCCCTCGGCACAGCCTCCTTCCAAGCCCGCGCAGAGGCGGGACGCGTTCTTCGACAACGCCAAGTACCTGGCGATCGTGCTGGTGGCGATGGGGCACGCGTGTGAGCCGCTGCGCGGTGACAGCCAGGCGGCGGCCGCGATCTACATCACCGTCTATGCCTTCCACATGCCGGCGTTCATCGTCATCTCCGGCTACTTCTCGCGCAGCTTCGACGCGAGCCCGGCACGACTCAGGCGACTGGTGACGGGCGTCGCCGTCCCGTATGTGGTCTTCGAGGTCGCGTACTCGCTGTTCAAGAGGTGGGCGGACGACGACCCTGGCTATCCGATCAGTCTGCTGGATCCCTGGTATCTGACATGGTTCCTGGCGGCGCTGTTCATCTGGCGGCTGACGACCCCGCTGTGGAAGGTGGTGCGGTGGCCGCTGCCGCTCGCACTGGCCATCGCGGTGCTGGCCTCGGTCTCGCCGGACATCGGCGACGACCTGGACCTGCAGCGCGTCCTGCAGTTCCTGCCTTTCTTCGTCCTGGGCCTGTGCCTGAAGCCGGAACACTTCCGGCTGGTACGCCGCCCCGAGGTCCGTCTCCTTGCCGTCCCGGTGTTCGCCGGGGCCCTGGCCTTCGCGTACTGGGCGGCTCCGCGGATGAACGCGGCCTGGTTCTACCGCCGCGACAGCGCGCAGGAGCTGGCCGCTCCCGGCTGGACCGGTGCCGTCATGACGCTCGCCCTCTTCGGCTGCTCGATGGTCCTGGTCGCGTGCTTCTTCGCCTGGGTGCCCGGGCGCACGCTGTGGTTCACCGCGCTCGGCGCCGGAACGCTGTATGGCTATCTGCTGCACGGATTCCTGGCCAAGGGCTCCCGGTTCTGGCACTGGTACGACCACGACTGGATCCACCAGCCGCTCGGCGAGATCGGCGTCACGCTCATCGCCGCTACTGTCATCACGCTGCTGTGCACCCCGCCGGTACAGCGAATCTTCCGGTTTGCCATGGAACCGAAGATGGAGTGGGCCTTCAGAGGGAATCCCGCCGAATCACGGCGATTGAGGTGA
- a CDS encoding alkylmercury lyase family protein produces the protein MCAIDALGIPAMLGRDVVIASADPVTGESVTVTGENGRTVWEPASSVVCVGRRGGSAGPAAEVCCDTVNFFTGAASAQTWIMQHPNVNGQIVDRTRAEEIGRTTFGPLLTAD, from the coding sequence ATGTGCGCGATCGACGCGCTCGGCATCCCCGCCATGCTCGGCCGCGATGTGGTGATCGCCTCCGCCGATCCGGTCACCGGCGAGTCCGTCACGGTGACCGGCGAGAACGGGCGGACGGTGTGGGAACCCGCGTCATCGGTGGTGTGCGTCGGACGCCGGGGCGGAAGCGCCGGACCTGCGGCCGAGGTGTGCTGCGACACCGTGAACTTCTTCACCGGCGCCGCCTCTGCCCAGACGTGGATCATGCAGCACCCGAACGTGAACGGCCAGATCGTGGACCGGACGCGCGCCGAGGAGATCGGCCGGACGACCTTCGGGCCGCTGCTCACCGCCGACTGA